Below is a window of Streptomyces sp. ITFR-16 DNA.
GCCGAGATGTCGAAGGCTGCGGGCTTGCCGGCGCCGACCTTGTGGGCGATCTCGGTCGCGATGGCCGGGGTCTGCTTGAAGTGCGACACGGTGGAGACGATGACCCCGCCGATCTGCTCCGGGGTGATCCCGGCGTCCGCGATGGCCTTGCCGGCCGCCTCGACGGACATCGCGGCCACGGTCTCCTGGTCGGAGGCCCAGTGGCGGGTGGCGATGCCGGACCGGGAGCGGATCCACTCGTCCGACGAGTCGATCGTCTCGAGGATCACCTCGTTGGGCACGACACGGGTCGGGCGGTAGCCGCCGACCCCCATGATCCGTGCGTACGGGGCGCCCTGGCTGGGCTTGATCTTCGACATGCTCTCGGGCTCCTTAGGCGCCCGCGTGCTCAGCGATGAGCGCGCGGGCCGCGTCGAGGTCGTCGGGGGTCTTGAGCGCGAGAGTCCGGACGCCGGGCAGCGCCCGCTTGGCCAGACCGGTGAGCGTGCCGCCGGGGCAGGCCTCGATGAGCGCCGTGACGCCCAGCTCCTTGAACGTCTCCATGCACAGGTCCCAGCGCACCGGGTTGGCGACCTGGCCGACCAGCCGGGAGATGACCTCCGCGCCGGTCGCGACGGCCTTCCCGTCGGCGTTGGAGACATATGTCACGGCCGGGTCGGAGACCTCCAGGGCCGTGGCGGCCTCCCGGAGACGCTCGACGGCCGGAGCCATGTGGTGCGTGTGGAACGCGCCCGCGACCTTGAGCGGCACCACGCGGCGCACGCCCTCGGGCTTGTCCTCGGTGAGCGCGGCGATCTGCGCGGCGGTGCCGGCGGCGACGATCTGGCCGCCCCCGTTGACGTTCGCCGGGGTCAGGCCGAGCTTCTCCAGGTG
It encodes the following:
- a CDS encoding ACP S-malonyltransferase; the encoded protein is MLVLVAPGQGAQTPGFLTPWLDLPGATDRIAAWSDAIGLDLAHYGTKADAEEIRDTAVAQPLLVAAGLLSAAALDASPAVVAGHSVGEITAAALAEVIDDEAALRFVRTRGLGMAEAAAVTETGMAALLGGDPEVTVPHLEKLGLTPANVNGGGQIVAAGTAAQIAALTEDKPEGVRRVVPLKVAGAFHTHHMAPAVERLREAATALEVSDPAVTYVSNADGKAVATGAEVISRLVGQVANPVRWDLCMETFKELGVTALIEACPGGTLTGLAKRALPGVRTLALKTPDDLDAARALIAEHAGA